The Bombus fervidus isolate BK054 chromosome 8, iyBomFerv1, whole genome shotgun sequence genome window below encodes:
- the LOC139989998 gene encoding caspase-1, whose translation MMYSTESNNINDSNKYSDDVADALVFSGNSVSPLKGPLLQTAPTDRYAPYYNMNHAKRGLAIIFNHEFFTITHLKPRCGTNVDCENLVNTFKDLGFEVNDFHNYTHRDIMKNLERVADMDHSEHDCLVVAILSHGDLGILYAHDTSYKPDSIWSLFTSDRCPTLAGKPKLFFIQACQGDKLDAGTTLKERTETDGESVTTFRIPCHADFLIAYSTIPGYYSWRNTTRGSWFMQALCLELRKNGTRHDLLHLLTFVSLRIAVDFESNTPDNITMHQQKQIPCITSMLTRLVMFTPPKNKIV comes from the exons atgaTGTACTCAACagaaagtaataatataaacgaTAGTAACAAATACAGTGATGATGTCGCAGATGCGTTGGTATTTTCGGG aaACAGCGTCAGTCCTCTCAAGGGCCCTTTATTACAAACGGCACCCACAGACCGCTATGCCCCATATTACAACATGAATCATGCAAAACGTGGATTAGCTATTATTTTTAACCATGAATTTTTCACTATTACACATCTTAAACCAAGATGTGGAACAAACGTTGATTGTGAAAATCTTGTCAATACATTTAAAGATCTTGGTTTTGAAGTAAATGATTTTCATAATTACACGCATAGagatataatgaaaaatttagaaagaG TTGCTGATATGGACCATTCTGAACATGATTGCCTAGTTGTAGCTATATTAAGCCATGGAGATTTAGGAATACTTTATGCTCATGATACTTCTTATAAGCCTGACTCCATTTGGTCTCTCTTTACATCTGATAGATGTCCTACACTTGCTGGCAAACCAAaactattttttatacaagCTTGTCAAGGGGATAAATTAGATGCTGGTACAACATTAAAAGAACGTACAGAAACTGATGGTGAATCAGTTACAACATTCCGTATACCATGTCACgcagattttttaattgcataCTCAACAATACCAG GTTATTATTCTTGGAGAAATACTACTCGCGGCTCATGGTTCATGCAAGCATTGTGCCTAGAACTACGAAAAAATGGTACTCGTCATGACTTGTTACATTTGCTCACATTTGTTTCTCTGCGAATTGCTGTTGATTTTGAATCCAATACTCCTGATAATATCACAATGCATCAACAAAAACAAATTCCGTGCATTACGTCGATGTTAACTCGTTTAGTAATGTTTACACCtcctaaaaataaaattgtatag